A single window of Meiothermus sp. DNA harbors:
- a CDS encoding TolC family protein: MSRPQGVGDGGQGHKAKHTVLALAVAALNFGIAQGFFAPLENHPSLLQARLGLEAAQAQLRATQSPVSLQAQGGVSFFEVTPPPGPPTCPNPLNPQCITLPSDGRQITLGLTFTPFPFGDVSDAVNQAAIGVEQAALGLRQARTQLEAQAVEAFLRVRLAERGLEVARLGVRLAQASLEAAKLRESRGAASPSEVRQAEASLRQAALQQADAERNLTLAKQGLADLVGPSSDPPPRLIVPSEGTPPQVRQAELQLANAQVAYDRAVRGVLPVVQGSYTRNTSDNDSLTLSLNSRTLQPSLSYTNQSQGRSAPQDRIVGTLQIGLSANIAFGVLDALEAAQKQVEAARQAVEAARRSSKQQEDLLRSALQTAEQGLANAQQARSDAERSLAEARERERLGLASPLATLQAELALAQAQLNLEQAELGRTQRILDLYRFYALPLSEVNR, translated from the coding sequence ATGAGCAGGCCTCAGGGCGTAGGGGACGGGGGTCAGGGACATAAAGCCAAGCATACAGTGCTGGCCCTGGCAGTAGCTGCGCTCAATTTTGGGATCGCACAGGGTTTCTTTGCGCCTCTGGAGAACCACCCCTCGCTGCTGCAGGCCCGGTTGGGGCTGGAAGCCGCCCAGGCCCAGCTACGGGCTACCCAGAGCCCGGTGAGCCTGCAGGCCCAGGGGGGAGTTTCGTTTTTTGAGGTGACGCCACCCCCCGGCCCACCTACCTGCCCCAACCCCCTCAATCCACAGTGCATTACCCTACCCAGCGATGGGCGACAGATAACCCTGGGCCTGACCTTCACCCCGTTTCCATTTGGCGACGTCTCGGATGCGGTCAACCAGGCCGCCATCGGGGTCGAGCAGGCCGCGTTGGGATTACGCCAGGCCCGCACCCAGCTCGAGGCCCAGGCCGTCGAGGCTTTCTTGCGGGTGCGGTTGGCCGAACGGGGCCTCGAGGTTGCGCGGCTGGGGGTGCGGCTAGCGCAGGCCAGCCTCGAGGCCGCCAAGCTGCGCGAAAGCCGGGGAGCGGCCAGCCCCAGCGAGGTGCGCCAGGCCGAGGCCAGCTTGCGCCAGGCTGCCCTTCAGCAAGCCGATGCCGAGCGCAACCTAACTCTGGCAAAGCAGGGCCTGGCCGACCTGGTAGGGCCCAGTAGCGACCCCCCACCCCGGCTGATCGTGCCCAGCGAGGGCACCCCGCCCCAAGTGCGCCAGGCCGAGCTGCAACTGGCCAACGCCCAGGTCGCCTACGACCGGGCGGTGCGGGGGGTGCTGCCGGTGGTGCAGGGGAGCTATACCCGCAACACCTCCGACAACGACAGCCTCACGCTCTCGCTCAACTCCCGCACCCTGCAACCGAGCCTCAGCTACACCAACCAGTCCCAGGGCCGCAGCGCCCCCCAGGATCGGATTGTGGGCACGCTGCAAATCGGCCTCTCGGCCAACATTGCCTTTGGGGTACTGGACGCCCTCGAGGCCGCCCAGAAGCAGGTAGAAGCGGCCCGCCAGGCTGTAGAGGCCGCCCGCCGCAGCAGCAAGCAGCAAGAAGACCTGCTGCGTTCGGCCTTGCAGACCGCCGAACAGGGTCTGGCCAACGCCCAGCAGGCCCGCAGCGATGCCGAGCGGAGCCTGGCCGAGGCCCGCGAGCGCGAGCGGCTGGGGCTCGCAAGCCCTCTCGCCACCCTGCAAGCCGAACTGGCCCTGGCCCAAGCCCAACTGAACCTGGAGCAAGCCGAGCTGGGCCGCACCCAGCGAATTTTAGACCTATACCGTTTTTATGCCCTACCCCTCAGCGAGGTGAACCGATGA
- a CDS encoding MarR family winged helix-turn-helix transcriptional regulator, which yields MKFVLDEMLDELWRLSTHLVWQMRLDQQKAFEGLGVSPMQAFALMCISEGIDQPSGLAFVMDASPPGVSQLLAGLEERSLVRRELDANNKRKVRILLTDTGKDFLAQMRQNWREVSRERFARLSPEEIRMLTQSYRKLTEPAPDNPQPSERTVKP from the coding sequence ATGAAGTTTGTGTTGGACGAAATGTTGGACGAGCTATGGCGGTTGTCCACCCATCTGGTGTGGCAGATGCGGCTCGACCAGCAAAAAGCCTTCGAGGGGCTGGGGGTTTCGCCCATGCAGGCGTTTGCCCTGATGTGCATCTCGGAGGGAATCGACCAGCCCTCGGGGCTGGCCTTCGTGATGGACGCTTCGCCGCCGGGGGTTTCGCAGCTTCTGGCGGGCCTCGAGGAGCGCAGTCTGGTACGGCGTGAACTCGACGCCAACAACAAGCGCAAGGTGCGCATTCTGCTGACCGATACCGGCAAAGATTTCCTGGCGCAGATGCGCCAGAACTGGAGGGAAGTCTCGCGTGAACGCTTTGCCCGACTCAGTCCAGAGGAGATTCGTATGCTGACCCAGAGTTATCGCAAACTGACCGAGCCGGCCCCGGACAACCCACAGCCTTCAGAGCGGACGGTGAAGCCATGA
- a CDS encoding GreA/GreB family elongation factor, with protein MAREVKLTKSGYERLVAELEQERARLQDATRILQELMESSDDYDDSGLEDAKREKARIEARIDALTDTLSRAQIMEEEGHKVSVVTLGAIVSLKSKEGDHMEVQVVAPAEASVLERPMKISDESPLGKALLGQKVGARVMLETPKGKKEFKIESIKH; from the coding sequence ATGGCACGCGAAGTCAAACTTACCAAGTCTGGATACGAACGCCTGGTAGCCGAGCTCGAGCAAGAGCGCGCCCGTTTGCAGGACGCCACCCGTATTTTGCAAGAACTCATGGAATCCTCTGACGACTACGACGACTCCGGTCTGGAGGACGCCAAACGCGAAAAGGCCCGCATCGAGGCCCGCATCGACGCTCTAACCGATACCCTCTCCCGTGCGCAGATCATGGAAGAGGAAGGCCACAAGGTCAGCGTGGTGACCCTGGGGGCTATTGTGAGCCTGAAGTCCAAGGAGGGCGACCACATGGAGGTGCAGGTAGTGGCCCCGGCCGAGGCCAGCGTGCTGGAGCGCCCCATGAAAATCTCCGACGAGAGCCCCCTGGGCAAGGCCCTGCTGGGCCAGAAGGTAGGGGCCAGGGTGATGCTCGAGACTCCCAAGGGCAAAAAAGAGTTTAAAATCGAGTCCATCAAACACTGA
- the lysS gene encoding lysine--tRNA ligase, with translation MSEHNEQTRQRLANLEALVQAGFERFPYRYPKTHDAAQILKAHAGAGPQEEWPEEQVRLAGRLMTFRHMGKASFAHLQDQSGRIQLYLARDVTEHYDLIKKLDVGDIIGVEGTVFTTKTGEITVKVKKFTPLVKSLHPLPDKWHGIRDVETRYRQRYLDLIQNPEVREVFRIRSQMVRYIRNFFDERGFLEVEGPTLQAIAGGTEAKPFKTFHNALGHEFNLRIALELHLKRLLVGGFEKVYEIGRNYRNEGISVKHNPEFTMLEAYWAYADYHDMMALIEDLLSGLVQHLFGTTQIRYGEHLIDFAKPFRRLDFVTTLKEKVGLDFDPTDLERLRAWADEKHPELRSVPSYKLLDKLFGHYVEPTLIQPTYVLDVPLAISPLVKRHRDPSKPNLTERADLFVAGFEISPIYSELNDALDQRARFEEQAKRREAGDDEEPEIDEDFLLALEYGMPPAAGMGLGIDRLAMVLTNQESIRDVILFPLLKPRKGAETEESTEED, from the coding sequence ATGTCAGAACACAACGAACAAACCCGACAACGCTTGGCCAACCTCGAGGCCCTCGTGCAAGCCGGCTTCGAGCGCTTCCCCTACCGCTACCCCAAAACCCACGACGCCGCGCAAATCCTGAAGGCCCACGCCGGCGCCGGGCCCCAGGAAGAGTGGCCCGAGGAACAGGTGCGCCTAGCCGGCCGCCTGATGACCTTCCGCCACATGGGCAAGGCCAGCTTTGCCCATCTGCAAGACCAGAGCGGACGCATTCAGCTCTATCTGGCCCGCGATGTTACCGAGCATTACGACCTGATCAAAAAGCTCGATGTGGGCGATATTATCGGGGTCGAGGGCACAGTTTTTACTACCAAGACAGGCGAAATCACGGTCAAGGTTAAAAAGTTCACCCCCCTGGTCAAGTCGCTGCACCCCCTGCCCGACAAGTGGCACGGCATCCGCGATGTGGAGACCCGCTACCGCCAGCGCTACCTCGACCTAATTCAGAACCCCGAGGTGCGCGAGGTGTTTCGTATTCGCAGCCAGATGGTGCGCTATATTCGCAACTTCTTTGACGAGAGGGGCTTTTTGGAGGTGGAAGGCCCCACCCTCCAGGCCATTGCCGGGGGCACCGAGGCCAAGCCCTTCAAAACCTTCCACAACGCCCTGGGCCACGAGTTCAACCTGCGCATCGCCCTCGAGCTGCACCTCAAGCGCTTGCTGGTGGGCGGCTTCGAAAAGGTATATGAAATTGGCCGCAACTACCGCAACGAGGGCATCTCGGTCAAGCACAACCCCGAGTTCACCATGCTGGAAGCCTACTGGGCCTATGCCGACTACCACGACATGATGGCCCTGATCGAAGACCTGCTCTCGGGGCTGGTGCAGCACCTCTTTGGCACCACCCAGATACGCTACGGCGAGCACCTGATCGACTTTGCCAAGCCCTTCCGGCGCCTGGACTTTGTCACCACGCTCAAGGAAAAAGTGGGCCTAGACTTCGACCCCACCGACCTGGAGCGCCTGCGGGCCTGGGCCGACGAAAAGCACCCCGAGCTGCGCAGCGTGCCCAGCTACAAGCTGCTGGACAAGCTCTTTGGGCACTACGTGGAGCCTACCCTGATCCAGCCCACCTACGTGCTGGACGTGCCGCTGGCCATCAGTCCCCTGGTCAAGCGCCACCGCGACCCCAGCAAGCCTAACCTGACCGAACGGGCCGATTTGTTTGTGGCCGGCTTCGAGATCTCGCCCATCTACTCCGAGCTCAACGACGCCCTCGACCAGCGCGCCCGCTTCGAGGAACAGGCCAAGCGCCGCGAAGCCGGCGACGACGAAGAACCCGAAATTGACGAAGACTTTTTGCTGGCCCTCGAGTACGGCATGCCCCCCGCCGCCGGGATGGGCCTGGGCATAGACCGGCTGGCCATGGTGCTCACCAACCAGGAAAGCATCCGCGATGTGATTTTGTTCCCCCTGCTAAAACCCCGCAAGGGAGCAGAAACCGAAGAAAGTACAGAAGAAGATTAG
- the cas2 gene encoding CRISPR-associated endonuclease Cas2, which produces MERMDILVTYDVNVTSEDGQARLARVAKVCKNYGQRVQMSVFECRVTRAQLEEMEAKLLKIMEPDKDSLRIYTLVGGREKCLRVHGQDKYTDFDDPLVV; this is translated from the coding sequence ATGGAGCGGATGGATATTCTAGTCACCTACGACGTAAACGTCACCTCCGAAGACGGCCAGGCCCGGCTGGCCCGGGTAGCCAAGGTTTGCAAAAACTACGGCCAGCGAGTGCAGATGTCGGTGTTTGAGTGCCGGGTTACGCGGGCCCAGCTCGAGGAAATGGAGGCCAAGTTGCTCAAAATTATGGAACCCGACAAAGACAGCCTGCGCATCTACACCCTTGTGGGTGGCCGCGAAAAGTGCCTGCGCGTCCACGGCCAGGACAAGTACACCGACTTCGACGACCCCTTGGTGGTCTAG
- the cas1c gene encoding type I-C CRISPR-associated endonuclease Cas1c: protein MTTELLNTLYVQTQGVYLRLEGDTLRIQHEEVTLRNVPLHHLGGVAAFGNVLFSPFLLHRCAEEGLEVAWFTESGRFQGRLSGPVSGNVLLRRAQYRALDHPSSALYLAMRFVEGKLKNSRLVLQRAVRERGETEALSAALAEHEAALRMLPQARTVDEVRGLEGQAASAYFAAFGDLLLSGEFRFDGRNKRPPRDPVNALLGFIYALLTTQCTAALEGVGLDPQAGFLHALRPGRGALALDLIEEFRAWWADRLALSLLNRKQLSPKHFEERPGGAVLLNEEGRKVVITAFQGRRQETVQHPLFKEPVPIGLLPHIQARLLARYLRGDLPEYPPFVGR, encoded by the coding sequence ATGACCACCGAGCTTCTGAACACCCTCTACGTGCAGACCCAAGGGGTGTACCTGCGCCTCGAGGGCGACACTTTGCGCATCCAGCACGAGGAAGTAACGCTCAGGAACGTGCCCCTGCACCACCTGGGCGGGGTTGCGGCCTTTGGCAACGTGCTTTTCTCGCCCTTTTTGCTCCACCGTTGCGCCGAGGAGGGCCTCGAGGTTGCCTGGTTTACCGAGTCGGGCCGCTTTCAGGGGCGGCTTTCGGGGCCGGTTTCGGGCAACGTTCTGCTGCGGCGGGCGCAGTACCGGGCACTTGACCACCCCTCGAGTGCTCTGTACCTGGCCATGCGCTTTGTAGAGGGCAAGCTCAAAAACAGCCGCCTGGTGCTCCAGCGGGCGGTGCGCGAACGGGGCGAAACCGAGGCCTTGAGCGCCGCCCTGGCCGAGCACGAGGCCGCTTTGCGAATGCTGCCCCAGGCCCGCACGGTAGACGAGGTGCGGGGCCTGGAGGGCCAGGCCGCCAGCGCCTACTTCGCTGCCTTTGGCGACCTCTTGCTCTCGGGTGAGTTCCGCTTTGACGGGCGTAACAAGCGCCCCCCGCGCGACCCGGTAAATGCGTTGCTGGGTTTCATATATGCACTGCTCACTACCCAGTGCACTGCTGCTTTGGAAGGGGTGGGCCTCGACCCCCAGGCGGGCTTTCTGCACGCGCTGCGGCCTGGGCGGGGCGCCCTGGCGCTAGATTTAATCGAAGAGTTCCGGGCCTGGTGGGCCGACCGCCTGGCGCTTTCGCTACTGAACCGCAAGCAGCTCTCCCCCAAGCACTTTGAAGAGCGCCCCGGCGGCGCGGTGCTGCTGAACGAGGAGGGCCGCAAGGTGGTGATTACGGCCTTCCAGGGCCGCCGCCAGGAGACCGTACAGCACCCCTTGTTCAAAGAGCCTGTACCGATTGGGCTTCTGCCCCACATCCAGGCCCGGCTTCTGGCGCGGTATCTGCGGGGCGACCTACCCGAGTACCCGCCCTTTGTGGGGAGGTAG
- the cas4 gene encoding CRISPR-associated protein Cas4 produces the protein MDELSDFLAFTPNYDLLPEPIPIGALAQYTYCPRRAALILLEGEWEDNEYTLRGARAHEQADIPEGLLREGVWVERALPLWSERLGLVGRADVVEFVEGAPYPVEYKVGKRWPKELARRAAEVQLCAQALCLEEMFGVSVPEGALFSKASQRRRVVPFTPGLRAATLATISALRKLLQTERLPPPAADERCKHCSLISICMPHVPQALLEWQAQQP, from the coding sequence ATGGATGAACTAAGCGATTTTCTCGCTTTTACCCCAAACTACGATCTTCTGCCTGAACCCATTCCCATCGGCGCCCTGGCCCAGTACACCTACTGCCCCCGCCGGGCCGCGCTGATTCTGCTCGAGGGTGAGTGGGAAGACAACGAGTACACCCTGCGCGGTGCGCGGGCTCACGAGCAAGCTGACATCCCGGAGGGGTTGTTGCGCGAGGGGGTCTGGGTGGAGCGGGCCTTGCCCCTGTGGTCGGAGCGGCTGGGGCTGGTAGGCCGGGCCGATGTGGTGGAGTTTGTGGAGGGGGCGCCCTATCCGGTGGAGTACAAGGTGGGCAAGCGCTGGCCCAAGGAGCTGGCCCGCCGCGCTGCCGAGGTACAGCTTTGTGCCCAGGCTTTGTGCCTGGAGGAGATGTTTGGGGTGAGCGTGCCCGAAGGAGCCCTCTTCAGCAAAGCCAGCCAGCGCCGCCGGGTGGTGCCCTTTACCCCCGGGCTCCGAGCGGCCACACTGGCCACCATCAGCGCGCTGCGCAAGCTCTTGCAAACAGAGCGTTTACCCCCACCTGCCGCCGACGAGCGCTGCAAGCACTGCTCTCTTATATCTATCTGCATGCCCCACGTGCCCCAAGCGCTGCTAGAGTGGCAGGCCCAGCAACCATGA
- the csx2 gene encoding TIGR02221 family CRISPR-associated protein, whose amino-acid sequence MKVVVSILGLGRWDKDERKYIYEETQYGWGDKNQVKTTLIQEAFAKWFPDAKFLLLATEKAQQERSDGIRNVLSGRDHQLVSIPDGKSADEFWEIYNALTNKLEAGSEVILDITHGFRSLGLLAFLAIVFLQASNRVKLLHVVYGAQEAKSADGITPIFDLTPFVTMLDWASATNRFLETGDASKFRRLVGGEKTPSELREGLEYLEELALAVSANRAFLSGDLACKASRIDQGLENWGVENEPLKLLVPKIKRGLYFLQLRPTPIKDFLVDLFRQILWYYHHGYYEKALGLAREWFITFVQYKCLEYGEIREDQIWPINDAIRNRWDKAIGRIGKNLLQNKNMLEQQVRPVFGKGFELSNEWKKLFEVWQILKDVRNDLLHFGFRSSPTEPDGVGKEVRNCLSELINAVNEMGLELPNLDSFLEDSDG is encoded by the coding sequence ATGAAGGTAGTTGTGTCTATCCTTGGATTAGGCCGGTGGGACAAGGACGAGAGAAAATACATCTACGAAGAGACCCAGTATGGCTGGGGCGATAAGAATCAGGTAAAAACCACCCTGATACAAGAAGCGTTTGCAAAATGGTTTCCCGATGCAAAGTTTTTGCTTCTTGCTACAGAAAAAGCCCAACAAGAACGCAGTGATGGAATTAGAAATGTACTAAGCGGAAGAGACCATCAGTTGGTTTCCATACCGGATGGAAAGAGCGCCGATGAGTTTTGGGAGATTTACAACGCTCTTACCAATAAGCTGGAAGCTGGCTCGGAAGTGATTTTGGACATAACACACGGTTTCCGTTCGTTGGGCTTGTTGGCTTTTCTAGCGATAGTTTTTTTGCAGGCTTCGAATCGGGTGAAGCTGTTGCATGTGGTGTACGGCGCTCAAGAAGCAAAGAGTGCAGACGGTATTACACCCATATTTGACCTGACTCCATTTGTAACCATGCTGGACTGGGCCAGTGCCACCAACCGGTTTTTGGAGACGGGAGACGCCAGCAAGTTCCGGCGTTTGGTTGGCGGGGAAAAAACGCCAAGTGAACTGCGTGAAGGGCTTGAGTATTTAGAGGAGTTAGCCCTAGCTGTATCTGCCAATAGAGCATTCCTCTCTGGAGATCTTGCTTGCAAAGCGTCTCGTATTGACCAGGGTTTGGAGAACTGGGGTGTTGAGAATGAGCCGCTAAAGTTACTGGTTCCGAAGATCAAGAGAGGCCTGTATTTCTTGCAGTTGCGCCCCACCCCAATCAAGGACTTCTTAGTGGACTTGTTCAGACAAATCTTGTGGTACTACCACCATGGTTACTACGAAAAGGCCCTTGGCCTGGCAAGGGAATGGTTCATTACCTTCGTGCAATACAAGTGCTTGGAGTACGGTGAAATCAGGGAGGATCAAATTTGGCCAATTAACGACGCTATAAGAAACAGGTGGGATAAAGCAATCGGCCGTATTGGCAAAAATCTTCTTCAAAACAAGAATATGCTCGAACAACAGGTGCGGCCTGTCTTCGGAAAGGGCTTTGAGTTGTCGAATGAGTGGAAGAAGCTCTTCGAGGTTTGGCAGATTCTCAAGGACGTAAGAAACGACCTTTTGCATTTCGGTTTTCGCTCTAGTCCCACCGAGCCAGACGGGGTGGGGAAAGAAGTACGGAACTGTCTAAGCGAACTTATTAACGCTGTCAACGAAATGGGTCTGGAACTACCAAATTTAGACAGCTTCCTCGAGGACAGCGATGGATGA
- the cmr6 gene encoding type III-B CRISPR module RAMP protein Cmr6, translating to MYKLAFGRWRESLKDAVWLEATTKTPLAIGLGNASPIENGLAIHHTYGVPYLPGSALKGLLRRVAERFGLSEQEKAVLLGEGPDPKQKKQGNAAYLVYWDGWLELACTQPFQFDVITVHHREYYGKKGAVWPTDFDDPNPVAFLSVRPGVKFWIPITCPAQDAQDWPYKAAEMLAWGLENLGLGGKTNAGYGYFTCDFGKSAEEEAREREESAKLLESLTPEIEKIQNSGSANKALQIARQLREKPAGVRKPILERLKQQLVSKNLWKEDKEYTKLIDKLLKDIKGGCK from the coding sequence GTGTACAAATTAGCCTTTGGACGCTGGCGGGAGAGCCTGAAAGATGCGGTCTGGCTCGAGGCCACCACCAAGACCCCCCTAGCCATTGGCCTAGGGAACGCCAGTCCCATAGAAAACGGCCTGGCCATCCACCACACCTACGGGGTGCCCTACTTGCCGGGCAGCGCCCTCAAAGGGCTGTTGCGGCGGGTGGCCGAACGCTTTGGGCTTAGCGAACAGGAAAAAGCCGTGTTGCTGGGCGAGGGCCCCGACCCCAAGCAAAAGAAACAGGGAAACGCTGCTTACCTGGTCTACTGGGACGGCTGGCTTGAGCTAGCCTGCACCCAGCCCTTCCAGTTCGATGTGATTACCGTGCACCACCGCGAGTACTACGGGAAAAAGGGTGCGGTCTGGCCCACCGACTTCGACGACCCCAACCCAGTAGCCTTCCTCTCGGTGCGGCCAGGGGTGAAGTTCTGGATTCCCATCACCTGCCCCGCCCAAGACGCCCAGGACTGGCCCTATAAGGCCGCCGAGATGCTGGCCTGGGGTTTGGAAAACCTGGGCTTGGGAGGTAAGACCAATGCGGGGTATGGGTATTTTACATGCGATTTTGGGAAGTCGGCAGAGGAGGAGGCTCGAGAAAGGGAAGAGTCGGCAAAATTACTAGAAAGTCTCACACCAGAGATTGAAAAAATTCAAAATTCAGGCTCGGCAAATAAAGCATTGCAGATTGCCAGGCAGCTTAGGGAAAAGCCTGCTGGCGTGCGAAAACCTATTCTCGAGCGTCTAAAGCAACAACTCGTGTCAAAAAATTTGTGGAAAGAGGACAAGGAGTACACAAAACTAATCGATAAGCTGCTGAAAGATATAAAAGGTGGGTGCAAATGA
- the cmr5 gene encoding type III-B CRISPR module-associated protein Cmr5, whose translation MRVRTRAQEDMALALRLVSEIEQTIEDNSRAGTKGRYQSLCQEFPVMVRTAGLCQALAFSYAKKGDEKGLPRAHDLLLQHVAAILQSQPDVGALMNKIQKAPAAEYMHMSRRVLDAWVYFKRFSKSVLSVEAQT comes from the coding sequence ATGAGGGTGCGTACTCGAGCGCAGGAAGATATGGCACTCGCTCTCAGACTGGTGAGCGAGATTGAGCAAACAATTGAGGACAACAGCAGAGCCGGAACCAAAGGCCGTTATCAGTCTTTGTGCCAGGAATTTCCTGTAATGGTACGCACGGCTGGGCTTTGTCAAGCTCTAGCATTCAGCTACGCAAAGAAAGGCGACGAGAAAGGTTTACCTAGAGCACACGATCTTTTGCTACAGCATGTCGCAGCCATACTCCAGTCTCAACCCGACGTTGGCGCGCTGATGAATAAAATACAAAAAGCCCCAGCTGCCGAATACATGCACATGTCCCGCCGCGTGCTGGATGCCTGGGTCTACTTCAAACGGTTCTCCAAGAGCGTGCTCAGCGTGGAGGCTCAGACATGA
- the cmr4 gene encoding type III-B CRISPR module RAMP protein Cmr4, with protein sequence MQAKLIFWQALTPVHPGTGQDSSSVIDLPVAREAATGFPVIPASSLKGVLRDGRGMDAEDESEAALAARKVFGFAGRKKKKDSGEEEDISQAAELTLTDARVLFLPVRSYAGTFAFITCPLVLERLNRDLKALGLPGLQSPIPTPQQTEALLAQETEIVHNGQVILEDIDLTAQREGAEALIQELGQMVFDPEAAYFQRRFALVSNDVFSYFCEMGLEIIARVQLNPAQKTVEEGPWYEEAIPAETVFSCFAIGKSGFEELNRPYLQLGGQASVGRGLLRRLGGSQ encoded by the coding sequence ATGCAAGCAAAACTGATTTTCTGGCAGGCCCTTACGCCCGTGCACCCGGGCACGGGGCAGGACTCTAGCAGCGTGATTGACCTTCCGGTGGCCCGCGAGGCGGCTACGGGCTTCCCGGTGATACCGGCCAGTAGCCTCAAGGGGGTGCTGCGCGACGGGCGTGGTATGGATGCGGAGGACGAAAGTGAGGCTGCCTTGGCTGCAAGAAAGGTTTTTGGATTTGCCGGGAGGAAGAAGAAAAAGGATTCTGGGGAGGAGGAAGACATCAGCCAGGCCGCCGAACTCACACTTACCGACGCAAGGGTGCTCTTTTTGCCGGTGCGTTCGTATGCGGGCACTTTCGCCTTCATCACCTGTCCGCTGGTGCTTGAACGCCTTAATCGCGACCTAAAGGCCCTGGGGCTTCCCGGCCTGCAATCGCCCATCCCCACCCCCCAGCAAACCGAGGCCCTGCTGGCGCAAGAGACTGAGATTGTGCATAACGGTCAGGTGATCCTCGAGGACATCGACCTCACCGCGCAGCGAGAGGGGGCCGAGGCGCTGATCCAGGAGCTCGGCCAGATGGTCTTTGACCCTGAGGCGGCCTATTTCCAAAGGCGCTTCGCCCTGGTTTCCAACGACGTGTTCAGCTATTTCTGCGAGATGGGCCTCGAGATCATTGCTCGCGTACAGCTCAACCCCGCGCAAAAAACGGTGGAAGAAGGCCCTTGGTACGAGGAGGCTATCCCTGCCGAAACAGTCTTTTCATGTTTCGCCATCGGCAAAAGCGGCTTCGAGGAGCTTAACCGGCCCTACCTCCAGCTTGGCGGCCAGGCCAGTGTGGGGCGGGGGCTTTTGCGTAGGCTGGGAGGGTCACAATGA
- the cmr3 gene encoding type III-B CRISPR module-associated protein Cmr3, with protein MPERVLEIHALSPLLFRDGRPFSAADGSETAARSLPLPLPSTVAGFVRTQIGLAKGKGFDQEQLENLHGLQICGPLLARGSEILLPAPRDAVIYRDAGGNPNVMKLHPFIPLEPKGAGCDLPEGVQPLQVTQDVKPESGYNFWTAQDMERWLLGETFVPEKIQGLPTETRVHVAIDPQKGKAREGQLFSVAYRPLEMGKSPEDYRPASLRVRLSLPDGENPAPIGHLGGERRPVAVKVKESLSKYWFDCPESIKKHFAGLGKGAKVRLVLATPALFEQGWKPGWIEKSGSSELHLPRGLSKVKLKLVSAAVGRREPVSGWNLRQNRPKAVRWMVPAGSVYFFEVEDGNPADLLESWLRPVSDNEQDRKDGFGLALWGVW; from the coding sequence ATGCCGGAACGGGTGCTTGAAATCCACGCCCTAAGCCCCCTGCTCTTCCGCGATGGCCGGCCCTTCAGCGCCGCCGACGGCAGCGAGACCGCTGCCCGCAGCCTGCCCTTACCCCTCCCCAGCACGGTAGCCGGCTTTGTACGCACCCAGATCGGCCTGGCCAAGGGCAAAGGCTTTGACCAAGAGCAGCTTGAGAACCTTCACGGCCTACAGATTTGTGGGCCTCTTTTGGCCCGCGGCAGCGAAATTCTGCTCCCTGCCCCACGTGACGCGGTGATTTATCGGGATGCTGGGGGCAACCCCAACGTGATGAAGCTCCACCCCTTCATCCCACTGGAGCCGAAGGGTGCGGGCTGCGACCTGCCGGAGGGTGTACAGCCCCTTCAGGTTACGCAAGACGTCAAACCCGAGAGCGGCTACAACTTCTGGACGGCGCAGGACATGGAGCGCTGGCTCCTGGGTGAGACCTTCGTGCCCGAGAAAATCCAGGGCCTGCCCACCGAGACCCGGGTGCACGTGGCGATAGACCCGCAAAAGGGCAAGGCCCGGGAAGGGCAGCTCTTTAGCGTAGCCTACCGGCCCTTGGAGATGGGAAAAAGCCCAGAGGACTACCGGCCTGCCAGCCTGCGGGTGCGGCTTTCGCTGCCCGACGGTGAAAACCCAGCCCCCATCGGCCACCTGGGGGGTGAACGGCGCCCGGTGGCGGTGAAGGTGAAGGAGAGTCTTTCGAAATACTGGTTCGACTGCCCGGAGTCCATCAAAAAGCACTTTGCCGGCCTGGGCAAGGGCGCTAAGGTGCGGCTGGTGCTGGCCACCCCGGCGCTTTTTGAGCAAGGCTGGAAGCCCGGCTGGATTGAGAAGTCGGGCTCGAGCGAGCTCCACCTGCCGCGCGGCCTGAGCAAGGTGAAGCTAAAACTGGTATCGGCAGCCGTGGGCCGGCGCGAACCGGTGAGCGGCTGGAACCTGCGGCAAAACCGGCCCAAGGCGGTGCGCTGGATGGTGCCGGCGGGCAGCGTGTACTTCTTTGAGGTAGAGGATGGCAACCCCGCCGACCTCTTGGAAAGCTGGCTTAGGCCCGTGAGCGACAACGAACAAGACCGCAAGGATGGCTTTGGCCTTGCGCTGTGGGGAGTGTGGTAA